In Streptomyces thermolilacinus SPC6, a single genomic region encodes these proteins:
- a CDS encoding Lrp/AsnC family transcriptional regulator, whose protein sequence is MVQAYILIQTEVGKASLVADTIAKIPGVIQAEDVTGPYDVIVRAQADTVDELGRMVVAKVQQVEGITRTLTCPVVHL, encoded by the coding sequence GTGGTACAGGCGTACATCCTGATTCAGACCGAGGTGGGGAAGGCGTCTCTGGTCGCCGACACCATCGCGAAGATCCCCGGCGTGATCCAGGCCGAGGACGTGACGGGCCCGTACGACGTGATCGTGCGCGCCCAGGCGGACACGGTGGACGAACTCGGCCGCATGGTCGTCGCCAAGGTCCAGCAGGTGGAAGGCATCACCCGCACCCTGACCTGCCCGGTCGTCCACCTGTAG
- the cofC gene encoding 2-phospho-L-lactate guanylyltransferase produces the protein MEKDGERVPGGGGRSQMAPLWSLVVPLKPLALAKTRLAGAVGPAERRRLALAFAVDTVASALACAAVRDVVVVTDDPSAARRLGALGARVVPDRPAAGLNAALVYGARAVRARRPGAAVAALNADLPALRPGELGRVLAEAGRFPRAFLADAADIGTTFLSAAPGIELRPAFGGASRLAHLSSGAVEIRLGDVASVRRDVDTEADLRAALELGVGPCTAGRCRAGALPAGSG, from the coding sequence ATGGAGAAGGACGGAGAGCGGGTCCCGGGCGGCGGCGGGCGGAGTCAGATGGCGCCGCTCTGGTCGCTGGTGGTTCCGCTGAAACCCCTTGCGCTGGCGAAGACCAGGCTCGCCGGGGCGGTCGGCCCGGCGGAGCGGCGGCGGCTGGCGCTGGCGTTCGCGGTGGACACGGTGGCGTCGGCGCTGGCCTGCGCGGCGGTACGGGATGTGGTGGTCGTCACGGACGACCCGTCGGCCGCGCGGCGGCTGGGCGCGCTGGGCGCCCGGGTGGTGCCGGACCGTCCGGCGGCGGGACTCAACGCGGCGCTGGTGTACGGGGCGCGGGCGGTGCGGGCGCGGCGGCCCGGTGCGGCGGTGGCGGCGCTGAACGCGGACCTTCCGGCGCTGCGGCCCGGGGAGCTGGGGCGGGTGCTGGCGGAGGCGGGGCGTTTTCCGCGGGCTTTTCTGGCGGATGCCGCCGATATCGGTACGACGTTTCTGTCGGCGGCTCCGGGAATTGAATTGCGCCCTGCTTTCGGGGGCGCGTCACGGCTGGCGCATTTGTCGTCGGGCGCGGTGGAAATACGGCTCGGCGATGTCGCGTCCGTACGGCGGGACGTGGACACGGAGGCGGATCTGCGGGCGGCGCTGGAGCTGGGCGTGGGGCCGTGCACGGCGGGGCGGTGCCGGGCGGGGGCCCTGCCCGCGGGCAGCGGATAA
- a CDS encoding DUF3515 domain-containing protein translates to MKSTHRFPRLPAAVGAVAAVLLLATAPGCALTDTGTPVPVPSPAAEAAAYCRALHRELPETVAGLARSATEPRSELTAAWGDGAIVLRCGVPRPDRMSDPQAHAIEADDVNWLLEQREGTGPRFTTTYREAYVELSLDKRFAHDTGPLVDFAGPVSRTVPPSL, encoded by the coding sequence GTGAAGTCCACCCACCGGTTCCCCCGCCTGCCCGCCGCGGTCGGCGCCGTCGCCGCGGTCCTGCTGCTGGCGACGGCGCCGGGCTGCGCCCTGACGGACACGGGGACGCCCGTCCCGGTCCCCAGCCCGGCCGCGGAGGCGGCCGCGTACTGCCGCGCCCTGCACCGGGAGTTGCCGGAGACGGTCGCGGGGCTGGCCCGGAGCGCGACGGAGCCGCGTTCCGAACTGACCGCCGCGTGGGGGGACGGGGCGATCGTACTGCGCTGCGGGGTTCCCCGGCCCGACCGGATGAGCGATCCGCAGGCGCACGCGATCGAGGCGGACGACGTCAACTGGCTGCTGGAGCAGCGGGAGGGCACCGGTCCGCGCTTCACCACCACGTACCGCGAGGCGTACGTGGAGCTGTCGCTCGACAAGCGGTTCGCGCACGACACGGGGCCGCTGGTGGACTTCGCCGGGCCCGTGAGCAGGACCGTCCCGCCGAGCCTCTGA
- a CDS encoding HAD family hydrolase, with the protein MAIRAILWDIDDTIFDYATADRAGMRRHLRDEGLADGFDGVEDALRRWREATALHWTRFAAGETTWEEQRRDRVRTFLGTPLDDDEADAWFERYLAHYEAAWALFPDTVPVLDVLAAGYRHAVLSNSSLLNQDRKLRVLGVRDRFEAVLCAADIGVSKPEAAAFHAACDALGLPPAEVLYVGDHPDIDARGAVEAGLRGVWLDRTGLGGRPELTRITDLHQLPALLRRDTRFGAPDTFG; encoded by the coding sequence ATGGCGATCCGCGCGATCCTCTGGGACATCGACGACACGATCTTCGACTACGCCACCGCCGACCGCGCAGGCATGCGACGGCACCTGCGCGACGAGGGCCTCGCCGATGGCTTCGACGGCGTCGAGGACGCCCTGCGGCGGTGGCGCGAGGCGACCGCCCTGCACTGGACGAGGTTCGCCGCCGGCGAGACCACCTGGGAGGAACAGCGCCGGGACCGCGTCAGGACCTTCCTCGGCACCCCCCTGGACGACGACGAGGCCGACGCCTGGTTCGAGCGGTACCTGGCGCACTACGAGGCCGCCTGGGCGCTGTTCCCGGACACCGTCCCCGTACTGGACGTCCTCGCCGCCGGGTACCGGCACGCCGTCCTGTCGAACTCGTCCCTCCTCAACCAGGACCGCAAGCTCCGCGTCCTCGGCGTACGGGACCGCTTCGAGGCCGTCCTCTGCGCCGCCGACATCGGCGTGTCCAAGCCCGAGGCCGCCGCGTTCCACGCCGCCTGCGACGCCCTGGGCCTGCCCCCGGCCGAGGTCCTGTACGTCGGCGACCATCCCGACATCGACGCCCGGGGCGCCGTCGAGGCGGGCCTGCGCGGGGTCTGGCTCGACCGCACGGGTCTCGGCGGCCGTCCCGAGCTGACCCGCATCACGGACCTCCACCAGCTCCCCGCGCTGCTCCGCCGCGATACCCGTTTTGGAGCGCCGGACACCTTCGGGTAA
- a CDS encoding NAD(P)H-dependent glycerol-3-phosphate dehydrogenase, with amino-acid sequence MTHPVKAAVYGTGSWGTAFGMVLADAGCDVTLWGRRAEVADAINTTRTNPDYFPGVELPANLRATTDPAEAAEGADFTVLAIPSQTLRGNLAAWAPKLAPDTVLVSLMKGIELGTCERMSEVVQEVAQVPAERVAVVTGPNLAKEIMARMPAAAVVACRDEAVARRLQAACHTPYFRPYTNTDVIGCELGGAVKNVIGLAVGIADGMGLGDNAKGSLITRGLAETTRLGLAMGADPLTFSGLAGLGDLVATCSSSLSRNHTFGFNLGKGMTLEETIAVTRQTAEGVKSCRSVLDLARRHGVDMPITETVVGIVHEEKPPMVALKELMSRAAKPERR; translated from the coding sequence GTGACACACCCCGTCAAGGCAGCCGTCTACGGGACCGGCTCGTGGGGTACGGCCTTCGGCATGGTCCTGGCCGACGCCGGATGCGACGTCACCCTCTGGGGCCGACGCGCCGAGGTCGCCGACGCCATCAACACGACGCGCACCAACCCGGACTACTTCCCCGGCGTCGAGCTGCCCGCGAACCTCCGCGCCACCACCGACCCCGCCGAGGCCGCCGAGGGCGCCGACTTCACCGTCCTCGCCATCCCCTCCCAGACCCTCCGCGGCAACCTCGCCGCCTGGGCGCCGAAGCTCGCCCCCGACACGGTCCTGGTCTCCCTGATGAAGGGCATCGAACTGGGCACGTGCGAGCGGATGAGCGAGGTCGTCCAGGAGGTCGCGCAGGTCCCCGCCGAGCGCGTCGCCGTCGTCACCGGGCCCAACCTGGCCAAGGAGATCATGGCCCGTATGCCGGCCGCAGCCGTCGTCGCCTGCCGCGACGAGGCCGTCGCCCGGCGGCTCCAAGCCGCGTGCCACACCCCGTACTTCCGCCCGTACACCAACACCGACGTGATCGGCTGCGAGCTGGGCGGCGCCGTCAAGAACGTCATCGGCCTGGCCGTCGGCATCGCGGACGGCATGGGCCTCGGCGACAACGCCAAGGGCTCCCTCATCACCAGAGGCCTGGCCGAGACGACCCGCCTCGGCCTAGCGATGGGCGCCGACCCGCTCACCTTCTCCGGCCTCGCGGGTCTGGGCGACCTGGTCGCGACCTGCTCCTCGTCGCTGTCCCGCAACCACACGTTCGGCTTCAACCTGGGCAAGGGCATGACGCTGGAGGAGACCATCGCGGTCACCCGGCAGACCGCCGAGGGCGTCAAGTCCTGCCGCTCCGTCCTCGACCTGGCCCGGCGGCACGGGGTCGACATGCCCATCACGGAGACCGTCGTCGGCATCGTCCACGAGGAAAAGCCGCCGATGGTGGCACTCAAGGAGCTGATGTCGCGCGCCGCCAAGCCCGAGCGACGCTGA
- a CDS encoding HU family DNA-binding protein — translation MNKAQLVEAIADKMGGRQQAADAVDAVLDAIVRAVVAGDRVSVTGFGSFEKVERPARYARNPQTGERVRVKKTSVPRFRAGQGFKDLVSGTKKLPKGGEVAVKKAPKGSLSGAPPTIAKAATKKAAAKKATAKKATPAKKTTAAAKKTTAKKTTSAATKKTTAAAKKAAPAKKATPATAKKTTAKKTTAPAKKATAKKAPAKKTTARKTTAAKKTATPRNK, via the coding sequence GTGAACAAGGCGCAGCTCGTAGAAGCGATTGCCGACAAGATGGGCGGCCGGCAGCAGGCCGCCGACGCCGTTGACGCGGTGCTCGACGCGATCGTCCGTGCCGTCGTCGCCGGTGACCGGGTGTCTGTCACCGGCTTCGGCTCGTTCGAGAAGGTCGAGCGTCCGGCCCGCTACGCCCGCAACCCGCAGACCGGTGAGCGCGTCCGGGTCAAGAAGACCTCCGTGCCGCGCTTCCGTGCGGGCCAGGGCTTCAAGGACCTGGTCAGCGGCACGAAGAAGCTGCCCAAGGGCGGCGAGGTCGCCGTCAAGAAGGCCCCCAAGGGCAGCCTCTCCGGCGCCCCGCCCACCATCGCCAAGGCCGCCACCAAGAAGGCCGCGGCGAAGAAGGCCACCGCCAAGAAGGCCACGCCGGCCAAGAAGACGACGGCCGCCGCCAAGAAGACCACGGCGAAGAAGACCACCTCCGCGGCGACCAAGAAGACGACGGCCGCCGCCAAGAAGGCCGCGCCCGCGAAGAAGGCGACCCCGGCGACCGCCAAGAAGACCACGGCGAAGAAGACGACCGCGCCCGCGAAGAAGGCCACGGCCAAGAAGGCCCCCGCCAAGAAGACCACGGCGCGCAAGACCACCGCGGCGAAGAAGACCGCCACGCCGAGGAACAAGTAA
- the leuD gene encoding 3-isopropylmalate dehydratase small subunit: protein MEAFTKHTGRAVPLRRGNVDTDQIIPAHWLKKVTRDGFEDGLFEAWRKDPEFVLNRPERQGATVLVAGPDFGTGSSREHAVWALQNYGFKTVISSRFADIFRGNSLKNGLLTVVLDQKTVDALWELTEADPQAEITVDLVARQVRAEGVTADFELDENARWRLLNGLDDISITLRNEADIAAYEAKRPSYKPRTLPV from the coding sequence ATGGAAGCATTCACCAAGCACACCGGCCGTGCCGTCCCGCTGCGCCGCGGCAACGTGGACACGGACCAGATCATCCCCGCGCACTGGCTCAAGAAGGTCACCCGCGACGGCTTCGAGGACGGCCTCTTCGAGGCCTGGCGCAAGGATCCCGAGTTCGTCCTCAACCGCCCCGAGCGGCAGGGCGCCACCGTCCTCGTCGCCGGCCCCGACTTCGGTACCGGCTCCTCCCGCGAGCACGCCGTGTGGGCCCTCCAGAACTACGGCTTCAAAACGGTCATCTCCTCCCGCTTCGCCGACATCTTCCGCGGCAACTCGCTGAAGAACGGCCTGCTCACCGTGGTCCTCGACCAGAAGACCGTGGACGCCCTGTGGGAGCTGACCGAAGCCGACCCGCAGGCCGAGATCACCGTGGACCTCGTCGCCCGCCAGGTGCGCGCCGAAGGCGTCACCGCGGACTTCGAGCTCGACGAGAACGCCCGCTGGCGGCTGCTCAACGGCCTCGACGACATCAGCATCACCCTCCGGAACGAGGCGGACATCGCCGCGTACGAGGCCAAGCGCCCCTCGTACAAGCCGCGCACCCTCCCCGTCTGA
- the gltX gene encoding glutamate--tRNA ligase yields MVNSPDRSVRVRFCPSPTGNPHVGLVRTALFNWAFARHHGGTMVFRIEDTDAARDSEESYQQLLDAMRWLGLDWDEGPEVGGPHAPYRQSQRMDLYRDVADKLLKGGYAYHCYCTTEELDERREAARAAGKPSGYDGHCRELTAEQVAAYEAEGRSAIVRFRMPDEPITFRDLVRGELTFTPDNVPDYGIVRANGAPLYTLVNPVDDALMEITHVLRGEDLLSSTPRQIALYKALIELGVAKSIPEFGHLPYVMGEGNKKLSKRDPQSSLNLYRERGFLREGLLNYLSLLGWSFSADRDIFTISEMVEKFDVADVNANPARFDLKKAEAINADHIRMLDEQEFVAACEPWLQAPHAPWAPEDFDREAWQRIAPYAQTRLTVLSEITQNVDFLFLKEPAEDEASWQKAMKGDPAALLTTARAKLEAADWTSAESLKDAVLKAGEEHGLKLGKAQAPVRVAVTGRTVGLPLFESLEILGKERTLSRIDAALAKLAG; encoded by the coding sequence GTGGTTAACTCCCCCGACCGCTCCGTCCGCGTACGGTTCTGCCCGTCCCCGACGGGCAACCCCCACGTGGGCCTGGTCCGCACCGCCCTGTTCAACTGGGCCTTCGCCCGGCACCACGGCGGCACCATGGTCTTCCGCATCGAGGACACCGACGCGGCCCGCGACTCGGAGGAGTCGTACCAGCAGCTCCTCGACGCGATGCGCTGGCTCGGCCTCGACTGGGACGAGGGCCCCGAGGTCGGCGGCCCCCACGCGCCGTACCGCCAGTCGCAGCGCATGGACCTCTACCGCGACGTCGCCGACAAGCTCCTCAAGGGCGGCTACGCGTACCACTGCTACTGCACCACCGAGGAGCTCGACGAGCGCCGCGAGGCCGCCCGCGCCGCCGGCAAGCCCTCCGGCTACGACGGCCACTGCCGCGAGCTGACCGCCGAGCAGGTCGCCGCGTACGAGGCGGAGGGCCGCTCCGCGATCGTCCGCTTCCGCATGCCCGACGAGCCGATCACCTTCCGCGACCTGGTGCGCGGCGAGCTGACCTTCACCCCGGACAACGTCCCGGACTACGGCATCGTCCGCGCCAACGGCGCCCCGCTGTACACGCTGGTCAACCCGGTCGACGACGCGCTGATGGAGATCACGCACGTCCTGCGCGGCGAGGACCTGCTGTCCTCCACCCCGCGCCAGATCGCCCTGTACAAGGCGCTCATCGAGCTGGGCGTCGCCAAGTCGATCCCGGAGTTCGGCCACCTGCCGTACGTCATGGGCGAGGGCAACAAGAAGCTCTCCAAGCGCGACCCGCAGTCCTCCCTGAACCTGTACCGGGAGCGCGGCTTCCTCCGCGAGGGCCTGCTGAACTACCTGTCGCTGCTCGGCTGGTCCTTCTCCGCCGACCGCGACATCTTCACCATCTCCGAGATGGTCGAGAAGTTCGACGTCGCGGACGTCAACGCCAACCCGGCCCGCTTCGACCTGAAGAAGGCCGAGGCGATCAACGCCGACCACATCCGCATGCTGGACGAGCAGGAGTTCGTCGCCGCCTGCGAGCCGTGGCTCCAGGCACCGCACGCCCCGTGGGCGCCGGAGGACTTCGACCGTGAGGCGTGGCAGCGGATCGCCCCGTACGCCCAGACCCGCCTGACGGTCCTCTCCGAGATCACCCAGAACGTGGACTTCCTGTTCCTGAAGGAGCCGGCCGAGGACGAGGCGTCCTGGCAGAAGGCCATGAAGGGCGACCCCGCGGCGCTGCTCACGACCGCCCGCGCCAAGCTGGAGGCCGCGGACTGGACCAGCGCCGAGTCCCTGAAGGACGCCGTCCTGAAGGCGGGCGAGGAGCACGGCCTGAAGCTCGGCAAGGCGCAGGCCCCGGTCCGCGTCGCCGTCACGGGCCGCACGGTCGGCCTGCCGCTCTTCGAGTCCCTGGAGATCCTGGGCAAGGAGAGGACCCTCTCCCGCATCGACGCGGCCCTGGCGAAGCTCGCCGGCTGA
- the leuC gene encoding 3-isopropylmalate dehydratase large subunit, with protein MGRTLAEKVWDDHVVRRAEGEPDLLFIDLHLLHEVTSPQAFDGLRKSGRQVRRLDLTIATEDHNTPTLDIDKPIADPVSRAQLETLRKNCAEFGVRLHPLGDVEQGVVHVVGPQLGLTQPGMTVVCGDSHTSTHGAFGALAFGIGTSQVEHVLATQTLPMARPKTMAITVEGELPDGVTAKDLILAIIARIGTGGGQGYILEYRGSAIEKLSMEARMTICNMSIEAGARAGMIAPDETTFAYLKGRAHAPEGADWDAAVAYWKTLRTDDDAVFDAEVVIDAAELSPFVTWGTNPGQGAPLSASVPDPASYEDASERLAAEKALEYMGLNAGQPLRDIKVDTVFVGSCTNGRIEDLRAAAAVLQGRTIADGVRMLVVPGSARVGLQAVDEGLDKVFKEAGAEWRHAGCSMCLGMNPDQLAPGERSASTSNRNFEGRQGKGGRTHLVSPQVAAATAVLGHLASPADLSDVEATTPAGV; from the coding sequence ATGGGTAGGACACTCGCGGAGAAGGTCTGGGACGACCACGTCGTCCGGCGCGCCGAGGGCGAGCCCGACCTCCTCTTCATCGACCTGCACCTGCTGCACGAGGTGACCAGCCCCCAGGCCTTCGACGGCCTGCGCAAGAGCGGCCGGCAGGTGCGGCGGCTCGACCTGACCATCGCCACCGAGGACCACAACACCCCGACCCTCGACATCGACAAGCCCATCGCCGACCCCGTCTCCCGCGCCCAGCTGGAGACCCTGCGCAAGAACTGCGCGGAGTTCGGCGTACGGCTCCATCCGCTCGGCGACGTCGAGCAGGGCGTCGTCCACGTCGTCGGCCCGCAGCTGGGCCTCACCCAGCCCGGCATGACCGTGGTCTGCGGTGACTCCCACACCTCCACCCACGGCGCCTTCGGCGCGCTCGCCTTCGGCATCGGCACCTCCCAGGTCGAGCACGTCCTGGCCACCCAGACGCTGCCCATGGCCCGTCCCAAAACCATGGCCATCACCGTCGAGGGCGAGCTGCCCGACGGCGTCACCGCCAAGGACCTCATCCTGGCGATCATCGCCAGGATCGGCACCGGCGGCGGCCAGGGCTACATCCTGGAGTACCGCGGCTCCGCCATCGAGAAGCTCTCGATGGAAGCCCGCATGACCATCTGCAACATGTCCATCGAGGCCGGCGCCCGCGCGGGCATGATCGCGCCCGACGAGACCACGTTCGCCTACCTCAAGGGCCGCGCCCACGCCCCCGAAGGTGCCGACTGGGACGCCGCCGTCGCGTACTGGAAGACGCTGCGCACCGACGACGACGCCGTCTTCGACGCCGAGGTCGTCATCGACGCCGCCGAGCTGTCCCCGTTCGTCACCTGGGGCACCAACCCCGGGCAGGGAGCCCCGCTTTCGGCGTCCGTCCCCGACCCCGCTTCGTACGAAGACGCATCGGAGCGCCTCGCCGCCGAGAAGGCCCTGGAGTACATGGGCCTCAACGCCGGGCAGCCGCTGCGCGACATCAAGGTGGACACGGTCTTCGTCGGCTCCTGCACCAACGGCCGCATCGAGGACCTGCGCGCCGCCGCCGCGGTCCTTCAGGGCCGCACCATCGCCGACGGCGTACGGATGCTCGTCGTCCCCGGCTCCGCCCGCGTCGGCCTCCAGGCCGTCGACGAGGGCCTGGACAAGGTGTTCAAGGAGGCCGGAGCCGAATGGCGGCACGCGGGCTGCTCCATGTGCCTCGGCATGAACCCCGACCAACTCGCGCCCGGCGAGCGCTCCGCGTCCACCTCCAACCGCAACTTCGAGGGGCGGCAGGGCAAGGGCGGCCGCACCCACCTGGTCTCGCCGCAGGTCGCCGCCGCCACCGCGGTCCTCGGCCACCTGGCCTCCCCGGCCGACCTGTCCGACGTCGAAGCCACCACTCCCGCGGGGGTCTGA
- a CDS encoding D-alanine--D-alanine ligase family protein, whose amino-acid sequence MSSENLPTSPGRKPRVAVVFGGRSSEHAISVVTAGAVLRAIDRTKYDVLPIGITTDGRWALTADAPERMAIADRTLPSVDDLAESGEGSVVLSADPTSREIVYAEPSSVPKALGEVDVVFPVLHGPYGEDGTLQGLLELAGVPYVGAGVLASAVGQDKEYMKRVFTSFGLPVGPYEVIRPREWDRDPAAARRKVLDFTAEHGWPLFVKPARAGSSIGITKVDDESGLDAAIAEARRHDPKVLVESLLTGREIECGVLEFEDGPRASAPAWIPPVSDHDFYDFEAKYIDAASGVVPAPITPEQTAEVQRLAIEAFEAASCEGLVRADFFLTDDGEFVINEINTLPGFTPISMYPRMWEASGVDYPELIDRLIQAALRRPTGLR is encoded by the coding sequence ATGAGCAGCGAGAACCTCCCCACCAGCCCCGGGCGTAAGCCGCGCGTGGCCGTCGTCTTCGGCGGACGCAGCTCCGAGCACGCCATCTCCGTCGTCACGGCCGGCGCCGTCCTGCGCGCCATCGACCGGACGAAGTACGACGTGCTGCCCATCGGCATCACCACCGACGGCCGCTGGGCGCTGACCGCCGACGCCCCGGAGCGGATGGCCATCGCCGACCGCACGCTGCCCAGCGTCGACGACCTCGCCGAGTCCGGCGAGGGCAGCGTCGTGCTGTCCGCCGACCCCACCAGCCGGGAGATCGTCTACGCGGAGCCCAGCTCCGTCCCGAAGGCCCTCGGCGAAGTGGACGTCGTCTTCCCCGTCCTCCACGGCCCGTACGGCGAGGACGGCACCCTCCAGGGCCTGCTGGAGCTCGCGGGCGTCCCGTACGTCGGCGCCGGCGTCCTCGCCTCCGCCGTCGGCCAGGACAAGGAGTACATGAAGCGCGTCTTCACCTCCTTCGGCCTGCCCGTCGGCCCCTACGAGGTCATCCGCCCCCGCGAGTGGGACCGCGACCCGGCCGCCGCCCGCCGCAAGGTCCTGGACTTCACCGCCGAGCACGGCTGGCCGCTGTTCGTGAAGCCCGCCCGCGCCGGGTCCTCCATCGGCATCACCAAGGTGGACGACGAGTCCGGCCTCGACGCGGCCATCGCCGAGGCGCGCCGCCACGATCCGAAGGTCCTGGTCGAGTCGCTGCTCACGGGCCGCGAGATCGAGTGCGGCGTCCTGGAGTTCGAGGACGGGCCGCGCGCCAGCGCCCCCGCGTGGATCCCGCCGGTCAGCGACCACGACTTCTACGACTTCGAGGCCAAGTACATCGACGCGGCGTCCGGCGTCGTGCCCGCCCCGATCACCCCGGAGCAGACCGCCGAGGTGCAGCGGCTCGCGATCGAGGCGTTCGAGGCGGCCTCCTGCGAGGGCCTGGTCCGCGCCGACTTCTTCCTCACCGACGACGGCGAGTTCGTCATCAACGAGATCAACACCCTGCCGGGCTTCACGCCGATCTCGATGTACCCGCGCATGTGGGAGGCGTCCGGCGTGGACTACCCGGAGCTGATCGACCGCCTCATCCAGGCCGCCCTGCGCCGCCCGACCGGGCTGCGCTAG
- a CDS encoding lysophospholipid acyltransferase family protein, with translation MSRRRIGFWYRLAAVIAKPPLLVLFKRDWRGMEHIPADGGFITAVNHNSYLDPLSYAHFQYNTGRVPRFLAKAGLFKVGFVGTMLRGTGQIPVYRETTDALDAFRAAVAAIERGECVAFYPEGTLTRDPAMWPMAGKTGAARVALLTRAPVIPVAQWGANLAMPPYAKEKKLRLFPRKTLTVVAGPPVDLSRFHGVEPTNEVLREATEEIMRAITALLEDIRGEKAPAEPYDHRMARLEQRRKAAGEEAK, from the coding sequence GTGTCCCGCCGCAGAATCGGCTTCTGGTACCGCCTGGCGGCGGTCATCGCAAAACCGCCGCTACTGGTTCTGTTCAAGCGGGACTGGCGCGGAATGGAGCACATTCCTGCCGACGGTGGATTCATCACGGCCGTCAACCACAACTCTTACCTCGACCCGCTGTCGTACGCGCACTTCCAGTACAACACCGGACGCGTACCGCGCTTCCTGGCGAAGGCGGGCCTCTTCAAGGTCGGCTTCGTCGGCACCATGCTCCGCGGCACGGGGCAGATCCCCGTCTACCGAGAGACGACCGACGCCCTGGACGCCTTCCGCGCCGCCGTCGCCGCCATCGAACGGGGCGAGTGCGTCGCCTTCTACCCCGAGGGCACCCTCACCCGCGACCCCGCGATGTGGCCCATGGCGGGCAAGACCGGCGCCGCCCGCGTCGCGCTCCTCACCAGGGCGCCGGTCATCCCCGTCGCCCAGTGGGGCGCCAACCTCGCGATGCCGCCGTATGCCAAGGAGAAGAAGCTCCGCCTCTTCCCCCGCAAGACGCTGACGGTCGTCGCCGGACCGCCCGTGGACCTCTCCCGGTTCCACGGCGTGGAGCCCACCAACGAGGTGCTGCGCGAGGCCACCGAGGAGATCATGCGGGCCATCACCGCGCTCCTGGAGGACATCCGGGGCGAGAAGGCCCCCGCCGAGCCGTACGACCACCGCATGGCCCGGCTGGAACAGCGCCGCAAGGCCGCAGGGGAGGAAGCCAAGTGA
- the ndgR gene encoding IclR family transcriptional regulator NdgR codes for MDNSSGVGVLDKAALVLSALESGPATLAGLVAATGLARPTAHRLAVALEHHRMVARDMQGRFILGPRLAELAAAAGEDRLLATAGPVLTHLRDVTGESAQLYRRQGDMRICVAAAERLSGLRDTVPVGSTLTMKAGSSAQILMAWEEPERLHRGLQGARFTATALSGVRRRGWAQSIGEREPGVASVSAPVRGPSNRVVAAVSVSGPIERLTRHPGRMHAQAVIDAASRLTEALRRSG; via the coding sequence ATGGACAACTCTAGCGGCGTCGGCGTTCTCGACAAGGCAGCTCTGGTTCTGAGCGCTCTGGAGTCCGGTCCGGCCACCCTCGCCGGGCTGGTCGCGGCGACCGGGCTCGCACGACCCACGGCCCACCGGCTGGCCGTGGCCCTGGAACACCACCGGATGGTGGCGAGGGACATGCAGGGCCGGTTCATCCTGGGCCCGCGGCTGGCCGAGCTGGCCGCCGCGGCCGGTGAGGACCGTCTGCTGGCCACGGCGGGCCCGGTGCTCACCCATCTGCGGGACGTGACGGGCGAGAGCGCCCAGCTCTACCGACGCCAGGGCGACATGCGGATCTGCGTGGCGGCGGCGGAGCGGCTGTCGGGTCTGCGGGACACGGTCCCGGTGGGTTCGACGCTCACGATGAAGGCCGGCTCGTCGGCGCAGATCCTCATGGCCTGGGAGGAGCCCGAGCGCCTGCACCGTGGACTCCAGGGCGCCCGTTTCACGGCGACGGCCCTGTCGGGCGTACGGCGCCGCGGCTGGGCCCAGTCGATCGGCGAGCGGGAGCCGGGGGTCGCGTCCGTCTCGGCGCCCGTGCGGGGCCCGTCGAACCGGGTGGTGGCCGCCGTGTCCGTGTCGGGTCCGATCGAGCGCCTGACGCGCCACCCGGGCCGGATGCACGCCCAGGCCGTGATCGACGCGGCGTCCCGGCTGACGGAGGCGCTGCGCCGCTCGGGCTGA
- a CDS encoding SCO5555 family protein yields MERDSQLELYEAVATRLKEAHSRVRALQVPEGVRMALSRKLLVITAAAKHDLVDAARRLDRLMKDLDEGRFPEGD; encoded by the coding sequence ATGGAACGCGACAGCCAACTCGAGCTCTACGAGGCGGTCGCAACCCGGCTGAAAGAAGCGCACTCCCGAGTGCGCGCACTGCAAGTCCCGGAGGGCGTAAGGATGGCGCTGTCCCGGAAGCTGTTGGTCATCACGGCCGCGGCGAAGCACGATCTCGTGGACGCGGCACGGCGTCTCGACCGGTTGATGAAGGACCTCGACGAGGGCCGATTCCCTGAAGGGGACTGA